In Syntrophales bacterium, a genomic segment contains:
- a CDS encoding ABC transporter ATP-binding protein, with translation MRALRGQPSIFSPEKTGKVQAELEVKNLSLNFGGLKALSEIDISVHTGELVAIIGPNGAGKTSLLNCITGFYRAQKGRILFNGRDITNLSTHELTGIGIGRTFQNIELFPGMTVLSNMLLARHIHCNYSLGLAGIFSPSVRREEVHHHRILEELIDFLEIQAIRKELVGSLPYGLRKRVELGRALALEPKLLVLDEPFAGMNLEEKEDMVRFLLELNEAWGQTMILVEHDMSIVMSISKRVVVLNFGEKLTEGSPDIVQNHPEVIKAYLGDTETI, from the coding sequence ATGAGGGCGTTGCGTGGTCAGCCCAGTATATTCAGTCCGGAAAAGACGGGCAAAGTGCAGGCTGAGCTGGAAGTAAAGAATCTTTCCCTGAACTTTGGCGGCCTTAAGGCTCTCAGTGAGATTGATATCTCTGTGCATACGGGAGAGCTGGTAGCAATCATTGGGCCGAATGGTGCCGGCAAGACGAGTCTGCTGAATTGTATTACAGGGTTTTACAGGGCTCAGAAAGGCCGGATTCTGTTTAACGGGAGAGATATTACCAATCTGTCAACCCATGAGCTGACAGGAATTGGGATTGGAAGGACATTTCAGAATATTGAGCTTTTTCCGGGAATGACTGTTCTGTCCAATATGCTCCTGGCTCGTCATATTCACTGTAACTACAGCCTTGGCCTCGCAGGCATCTTTTCGCCGTCGGTTCGCAGAGAAGAGGTCCACCACCACCGGATTTTGGAAGAACTTATAGATTTTCTGGAAATACAGGCCATACGTAAAGAACTGGTCGGGTCCCTCCCTTATGGATTGCGTAAGAGGGTTGAACTTGGTCGCGCACTGGCACTGGAACCAAAACTCCTGGTGCTTGATGAGCCGTTTGCCGGGATGAATCTTGAAGAAAAGGAGGACATGGTCAGATTCCTTCTTGAGTTAAATGAAGCATGGGGACAGACCATGATTTTAGTGGAACATGATATGTCCATTGTGATGAGCATCTCCAAGCGTGTTGTTGTCTTAAATTTTGGAGAAAAACTGACAGAGGGTTCCCCTGATATTGTCCAGAATCACCCAGAAGTTATCAAGGCATATCTTGGTGATACGGAAACGATTTAG